One Pseudomonas abieticivorans genomic region harbors:
- the pbpC gene encoding peptidoglycan glycosyltransferase PbpC (penicillin-binding protein 1C), producing MCKRLLAAGLAGIALLWLADRIWPLPLPGDDLARVVLAEDGTPLWRFADADGVWRYPVSVDQVSPYYLEALLTYEDRWFYQHPGVNPFALARAAWLNVSGGRVVSGGSTLSMQVARLLDPHSRTLGGKLRQLWRTLQLEWHLPKQQILEIYLNRAPFGGTLQGVAAASWAYLGKPPSQLTRAEAATLAVLPQAPSRLRPDRHPGRAQKARDKVLRRLDDYQVWPHVAIQEALEEPLLLAPRQEPALAPLLARRLNRNDSPPLIRTTLDAGLQRRLEDLLLSWRARLPERTSAAILVVEEQNMAVRAYLGSVDLNDERRFGHVDMISAVRSPGSTLKPFLYGMAMDAGLIHSESLLQDVPRRYGDYRPGNFSSGFSGPVAASSALATSLNLPAVQLLEALGPKRFDGQLRNGGLGLLLPAAAEPNLSLILGGVGSRLEDLVAAYSAFARVGNSANLRLQPDDPLYERRMMSPGAAWIIRKILSGQARPDRDPTAELVQRPLLAWKTGTSYGFRDAWSIGVGPRYLIGIWIGRPDGTPVPGQFGLASAAPLMLQVHDVLVNRDSQRGIVAPVQPVPGNVGVAAICWPLGQPMARHDPNCRRQRFAWTLDNTTPPTLQAQDQPLGTGLWEKVWVNAQGLRVDARCPGAQARDIALWPAALEPWLPPGERRQARLPAGDQACPPPALRAMAALSIVGVRQGDQLRRPAASTALLHLNLSTLGGTGHRWWFLNGAPLGDGNGEAGLDATFDEVGRYQLSVLDEAGQTASVEFNVID from the coding sequence ATCTGCAAAAGGCTGCTGGCAGCAGGTCTGGCCGGTATCGCCCTGCTGTGGCTGGCCGACCGGATCTGGCCATTGCCGTTGCCCGGCGATGACCTGGCGCGGGTGGTGCTGGCCGAGGATGGCACGCCGCTGTGGCGCTTCGCCGATGCCGATGGCGTATGGCGTTACCCGGTAAGCGTGGATCAAGTGTCACCGTATTACCTGGAGGCGTTGCTGACCTACGAGGACCGCTGGTTCTACCAGCACCCAGGCGTCAACCCGTTTGCCTTGGCTCGTGCGGCCTGGCTGAATGTCTCGGGCGGGCGCGTGGTGTCGGGGGGCAGTACGCTGTCGATGCAAGTGGCGCGGCTGCTCGACCCGCACTCGCGCACCTTGGGCGGCAAGCTGCGGCAACTGTGGCGCACGCTGCAACTGGAGTGGCACCTGCCCAAGCAGCAGATCCTGGAAATCTACCTCAACCGGGCGCCCTTTGGCGGGACCTTGCAGGGCGTGGCGGCTGCCAGCTGGGCGTACCTGGGCAAACCCCCATCACAGCTCACCCGCGCCGAGGCGGCAACCCTGGCGGTGCTGCCCCAGGCACCCAGCCGGCTGCGCCCCGACCGCCATCCGGGGCGGGCGCAAAAGGCCCGTGACAAGGTGCTGCGCCGCCTCGACGACTATCAAGTGTGGCCCCACGTGGCCATTCAGGAAGCGCTTGAAGAGCCGCTGTTGCTGGCGCCACGCCAGGAGCCAGCCCTTGCGCCCTTGCTGGCGCGCCGGCTGAACCGTAATGACAGCCCGCCCCTGATCCGTACCACCCTGGATGCCGGGCTGCAGCGCCGCCTCGAAGACCTGTTGCTCAGTTGGCGGGCGCGTTTGCCCGAGCGCACCTCGGCGGCGATCCTGGTGGTTGAAGAACAGAACATGGCCGTGCGCGCCTACCTGGGTTCGGTGGACCTGAACGATGAGCGCCGCTTTGGCCACGTCGACATGATCAGTGCGGTGCGCTCGCCGGGGTCCACGCTCAAGCCCTTTTTGTATGGCATGGCCATGGATGCCGGGCTGATCCATTCCGAGTCACTGCTGCAGGATGTGCCACGCCGTTATGGCGACTACCGCCCGGGCAATTTCTCTTCCGGGTTCAGCGGGCCGGTGGCCGCAAGCTCTGCACTGGCCACGTCGCTCAACCTGCCTGCGGTACAGTTGCTCGAGGCCCTGGGGCCCAAGCGCTTCGACGGGCAACTGCGCAATGGCGGGCTGGGCCTGTTGCTGCCAGCGGCGGCTGAACCCAACCTTTCATTGATTTTGGGCGGGGTAGGCAGCCGGCTGGAAGACCTGGTGGCCGCCTACAGTGCCTTCGCCCGTGTCGGCAACAGCGCCAACCTGCGCTTGCAGCCTGATGACCCTTTGTATGAGCGGCGGATGATGTCGCCAGGCGCCGCCTGGATCATCCGCAAAATCCTCAGCGGCCAGGCCCGACCGGATCGCGACCCCACGGCCGAGTTGGTGCAGCGGCCGTTGTTGGCTTGGAAGACGGGCACCAGTTACGGCTTTCGCGATGCCTGGTCGATCGGCGTCGGGCCGCGCTACTTGATCGGCATCTGGATTGGCCGCCCGGATGGCACGCCGGTGCCGGGGCAATTTGGCCTGGCCTCGGCCGCGCCCTTGATGCTGCAAGTGCACGATGTGCTGGTCAATCGCGACAGCCAGCGCGGCATCGTCGCGCCGGTGCAGCCAGTGCCCGGCAACGTGGGGGTGGCGGCGATCTGTTGGCCACTGGGCCAGCCAATGGCGCGCCACGACCCCAACTGTCGGCGCCAGCGCTTCGCCTGGACGTTGGACAACACCACGCCGCCGACCTTGCAGGCGCAGGACCAACCCCTGGGTACGGGCTTGTGGGAGAAGGTCTGGGTCAACGCCCAAGGCCTTCGCGTGGACGCCCGTTGCCCAGGTGCCCAGGCCCGTGACATCGCCCTGTGGCCGGCGGCGCTGGAGCCCTGGCTGCCGCCTGGCGAGCGGCGCCAGGCACGCCTGCCTGCCGGCGACCAAGCCTGCCCGCCACCGGCCTTGCGGGCCATGGCAGCGCTGTCCATCGTCGGCGTGCGCCAAGGCGATCAACTGCGGCGCCCGGCGGCGAGCACGGCGCTGTTGCACCTGAACCTGTCGACGTTGGGCGGCACCGGGCACCGCTGGTGGTTTCTCAACGGTGCGCCGCTGGGCGATGGCAACGGCGAGGCGGGCCTGGACGCTACGTTCGATGAGGTGGGCCGCTATCAGCTCAGCGTGCTGGATGAAGCCGGACAAACCGCCAGCGTCGAATTCAACGTGATCGACTGA
- a CDS encoding ShlB/FhaC/HecB family hemolysin secretion/activation protein, translating to MRACASVMFLSTCLITAVHADSLPSFLNSNETERNLPAPNLPADAFRPVTPALQLPTPAAQSQPLLMSTKVHVQQVRIEGGTIYPLQELGAAYQPFLGRDVTLAELIEATRGLTQRYQQDGYLLSYAYLPPQGFEAGVVRVVLVEGYIRDYQLQGDIGRVAAYLDKLVAKLKAERPLTRKTFERYTTLMSRVPGVTLAARVPPPGSTDGATTLIAEASRKPFTSTMSLTGDNRDSTQALLGVSSNAQTAMAEQLSLSGLFPPGDDKEHYYRADYSQFLGSEGMQLSLSGSRYRSDPAADVLLDNGLRLKPHRENDRFSVGVSYPLIAAPDQLLSLGARLYGVNDKTDYRVVGFDQKVATRTDVRALALEGDWRTSTATQLRIVSGGVYQGSNGLGAKTDAGYDLDFLRLRLSGVQSDRFAGNWQGVVSGVLYWTDDSLPDSERAVFGGQNFGRGYPNDQASGDKGWGGAYELNYSFKRDGTWLKLLQPYSVVDASRAWFNELPVKAADLSSVAMGMRLSDAKYYNVSLEAAKPVADKALDSNNRSVRYTLSFSYQL from the coding sequence ATGCGTGCCTGCGCATCTGTGATGTTTTTGAGTACCTGCTTGATTACTGCCGTACATGCCGATTCACTGCCAAGCTTTCTCAACAGCAACGAAACCGAACGTAACCTCCCGGCGCCCAACCTCCCCGCGGATGCCTTCCGCCCGGTGACGCCGGCCTTGCAATTGCCCACGCCCGCCGCCCAATCCCAGCCCTTGTTGATGAGTACCAAAGTGCACGTGCAACAGGTACGTATCGAAGGCGGGACGATTTATCCGCTGCAGGAACTGGGCGCCGCCTACCAGCCGTTCCTGGGCCGGGACGTTACCCTGGCCGAACTGATCGAGGCCACCCGTGGCCTCACCCAGCGCTACCAGCAGGACGGCTACCTGCTGTCCTATGCCTACCTGCCGCCGCAAGGTTTCGAGGCCGGCGTGGTGCGCGTGGTGTTGGTGGAAGGCTACATTCGCGACTACCAGTTGCAAGGTGACATCGGCCGCGTGGCCGCCTACCTTGACAAACTGGTGGCCAAACTCAAGGCCGAGCGGCCCCTTACGCGCAAGACCTTCGAGCGCTACACCACCTTGATGAGCCGGGTGCCCGGCGTGACCCTGGCGGCGCGAGTGCCGCCGCCGGGCAGCACCGATGGCGCCACCACGTTGATCGCCGAAGCCTCGCGCAAGCCCTTCACCAGCACCATGAGCCTGACCGGCGACAACCGCGACAGTACCCAGGCCTTGCTGGGCGTCAGCAGCAATGCACAGACCGCGATGGCCGAGCAGTTGAGCCTGAGCGGGCTGTTCCCACCGGGGGATGACAAAGAGCATTACTACCGGGCGGACTACAGCCAGTTCCTGGGCAGCGAAGGTATGCAACTGAGCCTGTCGGGGTCCAGATACCGCAGCGACCCGGCGGCCGACGTGCTGCTGGATAACGGCCTGCGGCTCAAGCCACACCGGGAAAACGATCGGTTTTCCGTGGGCGTCAGCTACCCACTGATTGCAGCGCCGGATCAGTTGCTCAGCCTGGGCGCGCGGCTGTATGGCGTGAATGACAAGACCGACTACCGAGTCGTGGGCTTCGATCAGAAAGTCGCCACCCGCACCGACGTGCGTGCGCTGGCGTTGGAAGGCGATTGGCGCACCTCCACGGCCACGCAATTGCGCATCGTCAGCGGCGGCGTTTACCAGGGCAGCAATGGCCTGGGCGCCAAGACCGATGCCGGTTATGACCTCGACTTTTTGCGCCTGCGCCTGTCCGGGGTGCAAAGCGATCGCTTCGCCGGCAATTGGCAGGGCGTGGTCTCGGGCGTGCTGTACTGGACCGACGACAGCCTGCCTGACAGCGAACGTGCGGTGTTTGGCGGGCAGAACTTCGGCCGTGGTTACCCCAACGACCAAGCCTCGGGTGACAAGGGCTGGGGCGGGGCGTACGAGCTTAACTACAGCTTCAAGCGCGACGGCACCTGGTTGAAGTTGCTGCAGCCCTACAGCGTCGTGGACGCCTCACGGGCCTGGTTCAACGAGTTGCCGGTGAAGGCGGCCGACTTGTCGTCGGTGGCGATGGGCATGCGTTTGAGTGACGCCAAATACTACAACGTGTCGTTGGAGGCGGCCAAGCCGGTGGCAGACAAGGCGCTCGATAGCAATAACCGCAGCGTGCGGTATACGCTGAGTTTCAGTTATCAGCTGTAG
- a CDS encoding collagen-like triple helix repeat-containing protein yields the protein MNTQVWSKSVTALALVLAVSLSGCSSGGGGSKSHVDSSSPAADSGSTSGGTSGGTTSDGTASNGSGTGTGTGTGTGTGTGDGSGTGGGTGGGPVTPAVSPLVTAQVAEQVGDTVSGLGSTVTSVGTSVQALSLGNASALTEGTGGLVASVGDAVTDLGAGITTGLGSLGTDTNAVGLTLASVGTATGDLGGGVSTLGKSVSKLATTSGIQQVPVVGGVVNAAGNVVDGVGERVTMLGDTLSSATTSGPLGAVTDQLGDRLVPVVAMVESTTNKVGSSTGLGNPVNGVLQGVSSTLGKVADGAGGSSLGAAVDGLAGATSKAGGLVAGGSGGTGGSGLLETVGGVVAAASTGLSAGTSNGVVSSAGGSGTSAGNLVAALGPVLGGNGVANTAAGAPLQALTTNVASGLNPVVNNVVAATQAVGGATGLGNAVNSIVAPAGGAVSNLGNQIAASNAPAAAQLGATVAGLGNTVTAVGGVLDGGAAAGSGVGGLLNTLTGRK from the coding sequence ATGAACACTCAAGTGTGGAGCAAGTCAGTTACAGCGTTGGCATTGGTATTGGCCGTCAGCCTGAGCGGTTGCAGCAGTGGCGGCGGCGGGTCCAAGAGCCATGTCGACAGTTCATCGCCTGCCGCTGACAGCGGCAGCACCTCGGGCGGCACTTCGGGCGGTACGACGTCGGACGGTACTGCCAGCAATGGCTCCGGCACAGGTACTGGCACGGGTACGGGCACCGGCACCGGCACCGGCGATGGTTCAGGCACAGGTGGCGGTACCGGCGGTGGCCCTGTCACGCCGGCGGTCAGCCCGTTGGTCACCGCGCAGGTGGCCGAGCAGGTGGGCGACACTGTGTCCGGCCTTGGCAGCACCGTCACCAGCGTAGGTACTTCGGTGCAAGCACTCTCGCTGGGCAACGCCTCGGCGCTGACCGAAGGCACCGGTGGGCTGGTGGCCTCGGTGGGCGACGCGGTCACCGACTTGGGCGCAGGCATCACCACGGGCCTAGGTAGCCTGGGCACCGACACCAATGCGGTGGGCCTGACCTTGGCCAGCGTCGGCACCGCTACCGGCGACCTGGGCGGCGGCGTGTCGACCCTGGGCAAAAGCGTTTCTAAATTAGCCACTACCTCCGGCATCCAGCAGGTACCGGTGGTGGGCGGCGTGGTCAACGCGGCCGGCAACGTGGTGGACGGTGTAGGCGAACGGGTGACCATGCTCGGCGACACCCTGAGCAGCGCCACGACCAGTGGCCCCTTGGGCGCAGTGACCGATCAGTTAGGCGACCGCCTGGTGCCCGTGGTCGCCATGGTCGAAAGCACCACCAACAAAGTGGGCAGCAGCACCGGCCTGGGCAACCCGGTCAATGGTGTGTTGCAGGGCGTGAGCAGCACCTTGGGCAAAGTGGCTGATGGGGCCGGCGGTTCAAGCCTGGGGGCTGCGGTCGATGGTTTGGCCGGGGCCACCAGCAAAGCCGGCGGCCTGGTGGCAGGCGGCAGTGGCGGCACAGGGGGCAGCGGCTTGCTGGAAACCGTCGGCGGCGTGGTCGCGGCAGCCAGCACCGGCTTGAGTGCCGGCACCAGCAACGGCGTGGTCAGCTCGGCAGGCGGCAGCGGCACTTCAGCTGGCAACCTGGTGGCGGCGCTCGGGCCGGTGCTGGGTGGCAACGGCGTGGCCAATACCGCCGCCGGCGCACCGTTGCAGGCGCTCACCACTAACGTCGCCAGTGGCCTCAACCCGGTGGTCAACAATGTGGTGGCCGCGACCCAAGCCGTGGGCGGCGCGACTGGGCTGGGTAACGCGGTGAACAGCATCGTCGCCCCAGCCGGTGGCGCCGTCAGCAACCTGGGCAACCAGATTGCCGCCAGCAACGCCCCGGCCGCCGCCCAACTCGGCGCGACCGTGGCGGGCCTGGGCAACACCGTCACCGCGGTGGGCGGCGTACTCGACGGGGGCGCGGCAGCAGGCAGCGGCGTGGGCGGTTTGCTCAACACCCTGACCGGCCGCAAGTAA
- a CDS encoding IS110 family transposase, which translates to MLSWIGIDVAKASLEIGIKPQGITFTTSNDHEGLAQLETCLGQLEVGRILMEATGGYEKLALRTLQKAGHNAVCINPVRARQFAEAMGKRAKTDKIDALVLADFASKIDDCRSQASTPERDELRELVKQRDRFVQQRDDNKRRLKQANSAVVIANFNQHIKHLRELIKQLDKVIKQATKSVDSDRAKQLMSVKGVGPVTVASLLCYLPELGSLDRREIAALVGVAPYNNDSGNRSGPRSIWGGRAKMRRVLYMACWAAILSNPEFKMRYSTLCARGKCSKVAVVACMRVFIVRLNAMVRDGTAWKAQAA; encoded by the coding sequence ATGTTGTCTTGGATTGGGATCGACGTTGCAAAAGCTAGCCTTGAAATTGGGATCAAGCCTCAAGGCATCACTTTCACTACTTCAAACGACCACGAGGGCCTAGCCCAGCTAGAGACTTGTCTTGGCCAACTTGAGGTCGGGCGAATTTTAATGGAGGCGACCGGCGGATACGAAAAGCTGGCCCTGCGCACGCTTCAGAAGGCTGGTCACAACGCCGTTTGTATCAATCCTGTTCGGGCTCGCCAGTTCGCAGAGGCGATGGGCAAAAGAGCTAAAACGGACAAGATTGATGCATTGGTCTTAGCCGACTTCGCATCGAAAATCGACGATTGTCGCAGCCAGGCATCGACTCCGGAGCGCGATGAGCTCAGGGAGCTGGTCAAGCAGCGTGATCGGTTCGTCCAGCAGCGTGATGACAATAAGCGTCGGCTCAAGCAAGCCAACTCGGCGGTGGTCATCGCCAATTTCAACCAGCACATTAAGCACTTGCGCGAGTTGATCAAACAGCTGGACAAGGTAATCAAGCAAGCCACGAAAAGCGTGGACTCCGACAGAGCGAAGCAACTGATGTCGGTAAAAGGCGTCGGCCCTGTCACAGTGGCAAGCTTGCTGTGCTACTTGCCAGAGCTTGGCTCACTGGACCGACGTGAGATAGCGGCCCTGGTCGGTGTGGCGCCCTATAACAACGACAGCGGCAACCGCTCTGGGCCGCGAAGTATCTGGGGTGGCCGAGCAAAAATGCGACGAGTTCTATACATGGCGTGCTGGGCTGCCATCCTGAGCAACCCGGAATTCAAAATGCGCTATAGCACGTTATGCGCGCGCGGAAAGTGCTCTAAAGTCGCTGTAGTAGCCTGTATGCGAGTATTTATCGTGAGGCTCAATGCGATGGTCAGGGATGGCACGGCCTGGAAGGCACAAGCGGCATGA